In Leptospira montravelensis, the DNA window ATGCTTGGCCTTTAGATGAAGGTTATATTGATACTGTTATCCTAGCCAACGCTGTAACCAAACAAGGATTAATTGACGCAAACGCTGGAGAGTGCAATGGAGGAACTTGTCCTGATGGCGATACAGCAAAAAATATTTCTGTAGGTTGGCATGCCATTGAATATCTGTTATGGGGAGTCGATACCGCAGGAAATTCTACCCCTGGCAGCTCGATTACAAATACAAATTTTGCTATTGCCAATGGTAGTGGAAACGCTGCTGCCAAAAGATCCGCCTATTTATTGTATGCTACAGAAATTTTGGAATCTCACCTGTTGCAGTTAAAAAATGCATGGGATCCATCGATTTCCGATTCTTATGTTTCTAAATTTAAATCCAATTCGAATTCTTTTGAAAATGTAATTCGCGGAATCGCAAGATTATCTGGTGGAGAATGGGGAGGAGAAAGGATGACAGGAGTGTTTGGTGGTGACCAAGAAGAAGAACATTCTTGTTTCTCCGATAATACGAAAGCGGATTTTTACTATGATGCCAAAGGGCTCGAGAACTTGTTTTATGGTACCTACACGGGAACAAAAACCATTAATGGTTATGGTTTGAAAAATTTACTAGGTGGGGAATCCAGTTACATTGAAGAAAGGATCACTACAGCTGAAAGGTTTTGCCTAAATGAATTTTATGAAGACACATCACTCAATCAAACCTGTAACAGCTCTCAAATTTCCAGCCGTTTTGACACGATGATCGCAACTGTCAATTCGACACAAAGTGCCGATTATAGAATTTTCCGATACGATATCCAACCTGCCGTACAGGAAATTGCCAAATCCC includes these proteins:
- a CDS encoding imelysin family protein is translated as MRNLTSLVSILSMGLLLHFCTPKKDNSETALLAALALAASAPNQAAFLDTYSQIAFQNYSDAYADVVAFREKVTAFTSKAPSAAELNEVKTYWRKARRSYLQTEVFRFSKGPIDNPALTGGVELEPLMNAWPLDEGYIDTVILANAVTKQGLIDANAGECNGGTCPDGDTAKNISVGWHAIEYLLWGVDTAGNSTPGSSITNTNFAIANGSGNAAAKRSAYLLYATEILESHLLQLKNAWDPSISDSYVSKFKSNSNSFENVIRGIARLSGGEWGGERMTGVFGGDQEEEHSCFSDNTKADFYYDAKGLENLFYGTYTGTKTINGYGLKNLLGGESSYIEERITTAERFCLNEFYEDTSLNQTCNSSQISSRFDTMIATVNSTQSADYRIFRYDIQPAVQEIAKSLQRSAANFGFSIGDDGLVLQ